In the genome of Candidatus Dependentiae bacterium, one region contains:
- the rpoC gene encoding DNA-directed RNA polymerase subunit beta', translated as MKVGLASPEKIRSLSYGEVKKIETINYRTLKPERDGLFCARIFGPVKDWECNCGKYKRMKHRGITCEKCGVEVIQAKVRRERMGHIHLVSPVCHIWFLKGIPSYLSLILNMTVRDLERVIYFDSYMVINQGSSPYASKTLLSAQEYEDYVSANVQDLSFRAEMGAEAIRQILSLMDLSFEVRRMDEELSSTVSLTQKSKLAKRYKILSGMLASNQRPEWIILEELPVIPPDLRPLVPLEGGRFASSDLNDLYRRVLNRNIRLKRLIELQAPDVIIKNEKRMLQESVDALIDNGRRGQPVRGSNKRPLKSLSEMLRGKQGRFRQNLLGKRVDYSGRSVIVVEPELQIHQCGLPKLMALELFKPFVYVELQRRELAPNLRVAKRMVENMTDEAWEALEAVVKGLPVLLNRAPTLHRLGIQAFYPILVEGKAIKIHPLVCAAFNADFDGDQMAVHVLLSEKSRKEADALMLSSKNLLSPASGRPLATPSQDMVLGLYYMTKARKNVKGEGLVFSSIQEVIFAHQHEKVDIQAPIKLRLSSGNLIDTTVGRTLLYSALPEGADFEWINKAVKKKDLAKLVSRLFRFFGQEKTAVTLDKIKALGFSQATFGGISLNIDNMVIPEAKKEIVDLAKKEVEKIEQLYKDGAITNKERSNKVIQIWAKATEAVTVEMLNALEKTDNQAFLNQSGERTPFNPIFMMLDSGARGSRQQIRQLAAMRGLMAKPSGEILETPVIANFKEGLNVFEYFISTHGARKGLADTALKTANSGYLTRRLIDVAQDVVVTLSDCNSLGYVVLSDIKESGEIIEPLEERAFGRIAAEDVMDPVSGKLVVSQGELIDSDSVERIADSAVSNIAVRSTMTCQAKRGVCAKCYGMDLSTQKLVDVGLAVGIIAAQSIGEPGTQLTMRTFHIGGTASGLVEQNYYRSKFAGKIKFKEIFTIKNRKNEFVVMNRRGRLAILSDDGRELEEFNIEYGTRLFVSDNEIIKKDQKLAEWDLEKVIMTDKSGTIEYSDIIENVTYQVQYNEATGQSSRVILERRDEKRQPSVVVLDPSREEIARYYLPTNATLLIEDGHVVVEGDVIAKLPREEKKTKDITGGLPRVAELFEARVAKDTAVLSDVDGIVKFGGLHRGQRRITVTTDDGEIFEYNVPRNKHLNVEDGENVHAGDALTSGIPNVHDILRILGPDELQSYLVKEIQEIYRLQGVEIHDKHIELIARQMLRKVVIVDSGDTNFAVGERVDKRQLQEINNLIAKDGKKIAVAKPILMGITKASLGTESFLSAASFQETTRVLTEASVVGQVDNLYGLKENVLIGRLIPAGTGVSSFKKKYIGEDVSEFEKRAQEEEELEVSLESISLE; from the coding sequence ATGAAGGTTGGTTTAGCTTCTCCTGAAAAGATTCGCTCGCTTTCTTATGGTGAAGTAAAAAAAATAGAAACTATTAACTATAGAACTTTAAAACCGGAACGTGACGGTTTATTTTGTGCTCGCATATTTGGTCCCGTAAAAGATTGGGAATGTAATTGCGGTAAGTACAAAAGAATGAAACATCGCGGTATTACTTGTGAAAAGTGCGGTGTTGAAGTTATTCAAGCGAAAGTCAGAAGAGAACGAATGGGGCATATCCATTTGGTTTCTCCTGTATGTCATATTTGGTTTTTAAAAGGAATTCCGAGTTATTTAAGTTTAATTCTTAATATGACTGTTCGTGATCTTGAACGTGTAATATATTTTGATAGCTATATGGTTATAAATCAAGGTTCTTCGCCATATGCATCAAAAACATTATTATCTGCACAAGAATATGAAGATTATGTTTCAGCAAATGTTCAGGATTTATCATTCAGAGCTGAAATGGGTGCTGAGGCAATTAGACAAATTCTTTCTTTAATGGATCTTTCATTTGAAGTTAGAAGAATGGATGAAGAGTTATCCAGCACAGTTTCATTAACACAAAAAAGTAAATTAGCAAAAAGATATAAAATTTTATCCGGAATGCTAGCATCAAATCAAAGACCTGAATGGATAATTCTTGAAGAATTGCCTGTAATTCCACCGGATTTGAGACCATTGGTTCCATTGGAAGGTGGACGTTTTGCTAGTTCTGATTTAAATGATTTGTATAGAAGAGTTTTAAACAGAAATATAAGATTAAAACGTTTAATAGAACTTCAGGCTCCTGATGTAATTATTAAAAATGAAAAAAGAATGTTGCAAGAATCTGTTGATGCTCTTATCGATAATGGTAGAAGAGGTCAACCGGTTAGAGGCTCTAATAAACGTCCATTGAAATCTTTAAGTGAAATGCTTAGAGGTAAGCAAGGTCGATTTAGACAAAATTTGCTTGGTAAACGTGTTGACTATTCCGGTAGATCAGTAATTGTAGTTGAACCGGAATTACAAATTCATCAATGTGGATTGCCAAAACTTATGGCGTTAGAATTATTTAAACCATTTGTTTATGTAGAATTGCAAAGAAGAGAACTTGCTCCAAACTTAAGAGTTGCAAAACGTATGGTTGAAAATATGACAGATGAGGCATGGGAAGCATTAGAAGCTGTTGTTAAAGGCTTACCTGTGTTATTGAATCGAGCCCCAACGTTACATAGACTTGGTATTCAAGCTTTTTATCCTATATTGGTTGAGGGTAAGGCTATTAAGATCCATCCTTTAGTTTGCGCTGCATTTAACGCAGACTTTGATGGTGACCAAATGGCAGTACACGTATTGTTGAGTGAAAAATCAAGAAAAGAAGCAGATGCATTAATGCTTTCTTCTAAAAATCTTTTATCTCCTGCAAGTGGAAGGCCATTAGCAACACCTTCACAGGATATGGTTTTAGGTCTTTATTATATGACTAAAGCAAGAAAAAATGTAAAAGGTGAAGGTCTTGTTTTTTCAAGTATACAAGAAGTTATATTTGCACATCAGCATGAAAAAGTTGATATTCAAGCTCCAATAAAATTAAGATTAAGTTCAGGCAATTTAATTGATACAACTGTCGGTCGAACTTTACTTTATTCAGCTTTACCTGAGGGCGCTGACTTTGAATGGATCAATAAAGCTGTAAAGAAAAAAGATTTAGCAAAGCTTGTTTCAAGATTATTTAGATTTTTTGGCCAAGAAAAAACTGCAGTAACTCTAGACAAAATAAAAGCATTAGGATTCTCGCAAGCTACATTTGGTGGAATATCATTAAATATAGACAACATGGTTATTCCTGAAGCTAAAAAAGAAATAGTTGATTTGGCTAAAAAAGAAGTTGAAAAAATAGAACAACTTTATAAAGATGGTGCTATTACAAATAAAGAACGATCCAATAAAGTTATACAAATTTGGGCAAAAGCAACTGAGGCTGTTACTGTTGAAATGTTGAATGCTTTAGAAAAAACAGACAATCAAGCATTTTTGAATCAATCCGGAGAACGTACACCGTTCAATCCAATATTTATGATGTTAGATTCCGGAGCTAGAGGTTCAAGACAGCAGATAAGACAGCTTGCTGCAATGAGAGGTTTGATGGCTAAACCATCAGGTGAAATATTAGAAACTCCCGTTATAGCCAACTTTAAAGAAGGCTTAAATGTGTTTGAATATTTTATTTCTACTCACGGTGCTCGAAAGGGTCTTGCGGATACAGCATTAAAAACGGCAAACTCAGGTTATTTGACAAGACGTTTAATCGATGTTGCTCAAGATGTTGTTGTAACGCTTAGCGATTGTAATTCATTAGGTTATGTTGTTCTTTCAGATATTAAAGAATCCGGTGAAATAATAGAACCTCTTGAAGAACGTGCTTTTGGAAGAATTGCTGCCGAAGATGTAATGGATCCTGTTAGCGGTAAATTGGTTGTAAGCCAAGGCGAGTTAATTGATAGTGATTCTGTAGAAAGAATAGCTGATTCTGCTGTTTCGAATATAGCAGTTAGATCTACAATGACATGTCAGGCAAAACGCGGAGTTTGTGCTAAATGTTATGGTATGGATTTATCAACTCAGAAATTGGTTGATGTTGGTCTTGCTGTTGGTATTATTGCAGCACAATCTATCGGTGAACCTGGAACACAGCTTACAATGAGAACATTCCATATTGGTGGTACAGCTAGTGGTCTTGTTGAACAAAATTATTACAGATCAAAATTTGCAGGAAAAATTAAATTTAAAGAAATTTTTACTATAAAAAATAGAAAAAATGAATTTGTTGTAATGAATCGTAGGGGTCGATTGGCGATTCTTTCTGATGATGGAAGAGAGTTGGAAGAGTTTAATATAGAATATGGAACTCGTTTATTCGTTTCGGATAATGAAATCATCAAAAAAGATCAAAAATTAGCCGAATGGGATCTTGAAAAAGTAATAATGACTGATAAATCAGGAACTATTGAATATTCAGATATTATTGAAAATGTTACTTATCAAGTTCAGTATAATGAAGCTACCGGTCAGTCAAGTAGAGTTATTCTTGAGAGACGAGACGAAAAACGTCAGCCGTCTGTTGTAGTTCTTGATCCTTCAAGAGAAGAAATCGCTCGTTATTACTTACCAACAAATGCCACATTATTGATAGAAGACGGGCATGTTGTTGTAGAAGGTGACGTTATTGCGAAATTACCAAGAGAAGAAAAGAAAACTAAAGACATAACAGGTGGTTTGCCAAGAGTAGCAGAATTATTCGAAGCAAGAGTGGCAAAAGATACTGCCGTATTAAGTGATGTTGATGGTATTGTTAAATTTGGCGGATTACACAGAGGACAGAGAAGAATAACCGTTACAACAGATGATGGTGAAATTTTTGAATATAATGTACCTAGAAATAAACATTTAAATGTTGAAGATGGCGAAAATGTTCATGCAGGTGACGCATTAACATCCGGAATACCTAATGTGCATGATATTTTAAGAATATTAGGACCTGACGAATTGCAGAGCTACTTAGTTAAAGAAATTCAAGAGATATATAGACTTCAAGGTGTTGAAATTCATGATAAACACATTGAGCTTATAGCAAGACAGATGCTTAGAAAAGTTGTCATTGTTGATTCCGGAGATACCAACTTTGCTGTTGGGGAAAGAGTTGACAAACGTCAATTGCAAGAAATTAATAATCTTATTGCAAAAGATGGTAAAAAGATTGCAGTTGCAAAACCTATTTTGATGGGTATAACAAAAGCATCTTTGGGCACTGAAAGCTTCTTGTCTGCTGCATCATTCCAGGAAACAACCAGGGTATTAACGGAAGCATCTGTTGTGGGACAGGTAGATAATCTTTATGGCTTGAAAGAAAACGTTCTAATTGGTAGACTTATACCAGCTGGAACTGGTGTTTCATCCTTTAAGAAAAAATATATAGGTGAAGACGTTTCTGAATTTGAAAAGAGAGCTCAAGAAGAAGAAGAGCTTGAAGTAAGTTTGGAAAGTATTTCATTGGAATAA
- the rpsO gene encoding 30S ribosomal protein S15 has protein sequence MLNKQLKQDVINKYKVSSNDTGSSQVQIALITERIDQIAQHLKKNPKDMHSKLGLLKLVGKRKTFLKYLERTDKVAYNQLVSKLKEVQA, from the coding sequence ATGTTAAATAAACAATTAAAACAAGATGTTATAAATAAATATAAGGTATCTTCAAACGATACAGGATCATCTCAAGTTCAAATAGCTCTTATTACAGAAAGAATTGATCAAATTGCACAGCATTTGAAAAAAAATCCAAAAGATATGCATTCTAAGTTGGGTTTATTGAAATTGGTTGGAAAAAGAAAAACATTTTTAAAATATTTGGAAAGAACAGACAAGGTAGCTTATAATCAGCTTGTTTCAAAATTAAAAGAAGTTCAAGCATAA
- the pnp gene encoding polyribonucleotide nucleotidyltransferase: MQKIFKLESAGLEVEIGKYAKQADGSVWIKAGNNVVLSTAVADNNVKDFMGFFPLTVEYREKTAASGKIPGGFIKREGKLSDHEVLISRLIDRPIRPLFPTTYFNEVQLLSTVFSYDGEFPTDVLSIIGSSLALFLAPNIPFMGPIGAVQACKLNGEWKFNSSYKDLLSSNSHIVIAGTQDGICMVEGYANNLPESEFIDLMFNAHELIKEQIKWQHNIKKELAIIDNEIVPAIDFAYWKKAIGDFYKPGFSKVLFVESKKERDAVMAKLQKDLIENFSESLKEEKISESVLVYIFDSLLKEDLPDMIAEKGHRVDGRKLTEIRSIDVEVSNLPCAHGSALFTRGQTQALASITLGTAQDAQKIEHLAGGIIEKKFMLHYNFPPYATGEVKPIRGVGRREIGHGYLAEKSFTNVLPELDIFPYTIRAVSDVLESNGSSSMATVCATNMGLLDAGVPVKDSVSGIAMGLIKDSKGKFHVLSDILGMEDAFGLMDFKVTGTKDGIMAIQMDIKAKSGLTKEVLTTALSQAKDGRLFILNKMSAVLEAPRKELSLLAPRVTTFKVPVDKIGAIIGPAGKIIKDIIAQTESEIDIQDDGTVMIYSRSGSGAKRAQDWVQILAGDLEVGSFHDGIIRRFTDFGIFVEIVPGKDGLLHISNIDKNLQKNILEKYKVGDSLRVKVLNYDRDSGRISLFAPEFKKSDK; encoded by the coding sequence ATGCAAAAAATTTTTAAGTTAGAGTCTGCTGGATTAGAAGTAGAGATTGGAAAATATGCCAAACAAGCTGATGGCTCTGTTTGGATAAAGGCTGGAAATAATGTTGTTCTGTCTACAGCAGTAGCAGATAATAATGTAAAAGATTTTATGGGTTTTTTCCCATTAACCGTTGAATACAGAGAAAAAACTGCAGCTTCCGGAAAAATTCCGGGAGGTTTTATAAAAAGAGAAGGTAAGTTATCTGATCATGAGGTTTTAATATCTCGTCTTATTGATAGACCTATTCGTCCATTGTTTCCGACAACATATTTTAATGAAGTACAATTATTATCTACTGTTTTTTCGTATGATGGAGAATTTCCAACTGACGTATTGTCCATAATTGGCTCTTCATTAGCTTTGTTTTTAGCGCCAAATATTCCATTTATGGGCCCTATTGGTGCTGTTCAAGCTTGCAAATTAAATGGTGAATGGAAATTCAATAGTTCATATAAAGATTTATTATCTTCGAATTCTCATATAGTAATTGCCGGAACGCAAGATGGTATTTGTATGGTTGAAGGTTATGCAAATAATTTACCGGAATCTGAATTTATTGATTTAATGTTTAATGCACATGAACTTATAAAAGAGCAAATTAAGTGGCAGCATAATATCAAAAAAGAATTAGCCATTATTGATAACGAAATTGTTCCAGCTATAGATTTTGCATATTGGAAGAAAGCCATAGGCGATTTTTACAAACCCGGATTTTCAAAAGTTCTTTTTGTTGAAAGCAAAAAGGAACGTGATGCAGTTATGGCAAAATTGCAAAAAGATTTGATAGAAAATTTTAGTGAAAGCTTAAAAGAAGAAAAGATTTCAGAATCAGTACTTGTTTATATATTTGATTCTTTATTAAAAGAAGATCTTCCTGATATGATTGCTGAAAAAGGACATAGAGTTGATGGTCGAAAATTAACGGAAATAAGATCAATTGATGTTGAAGTCTCTAATCTTCCATGTGCTCATGGATCGGCTTTATTTACACGTGGTCAGACTCAAGCTTTGGCAAGTATTACTCTCGGAACCGCTCAAGATGCTCAAAAAATAGAGCATTTGGCCGGTGGAATTATAGAAAAGAAGTTTATGCTTCATTATAATTTCCCTCCATATGCTACCGGTGAAGTTAAACCTATTCGTGGTGTAGGACGACGAGAAATTGGTCATGGATATTTAGCTGAAAAATCTTTTACAAATGTATTGCCTGAACTTGATATTTTCCCATATACAATCAGAGCTGTCTCCGATGTTTTGGAATCAAACGGTTCATCTTCTATGGCAACAGTTTGTGCTACAAATATGGGTTTATTGGATGCCGGTGTTCCTGTAAAAGATTCTGTTAGCGGTATAGCAATGGGTCTTATAAAAGACAGTAAAGGTAAATTCCATGTTTTAAGTGATATTTTAGGTATGGAAGATGCTTTTGGATTAATGGATTTTAAAGTTACCGGAACTAAAGACGGAATTATGGCAATACAAATGGATATAAAGGCCAAATCCGGTTTAACAAAGGAAGTTTTAACTACGGCTTTATCTCAAGCTAAGGACGGAAGACTTTTCATTTTGAATAAAATGAGTGCTGTATTGGAAGCCCCAAGAAAAGAACTTTCATTGTTAGCTCCTAGAGTTACTACATTTAAAGTTCCTGTAGATAAAATTGGTGCAATTATCGGGCCTGCCGGAAAAATTATTAAAGACATAATTGCTCAAACAGAGTCTGAAATAGATATTCAGGATGATGGTACCGTTATGATTTACTCAAGAAGTGGATCCGGTGCAAAACGTGCTCAAGATTGGGTTCAAATTTTGGCAGGAGATCTTGAAGTAGGTTCTTTCCATGATGGAATAATAAGAAGATTTACCGATTTTGGAATTTTTGTTGAAATTGTTCCTGGAAAAGACGGATTATTACATATTTCCAACATAGATAAAAATTTGCAAAAAAATATTTTGGAAAAATATAAAGTTGGAGATAGTTTAAGAGTAAAAGTTTTAAACTATGATAGAGATTCCGGTAGAATTTCTTTATTTGCTCCTGAATTTAAAAAATCTGATAAGTAG
- the rph gene encoding ribonuclease PH, producing MNLNNSFVGRANDMVRPIVLQYDVFGNADASVLLMQGNTKILVSVTLQDGVPTFLKGQKQGWLSAEYSMLPCAPQKRVARESSQQNKNSRSVEISRLIGRSLRSVVDVCAFPDKTVWIDCDVLSADGGTRVAAITAASLALKIAQSRWINSGKISKNFLKEDIAAISVGVVNDKIHLDLDYALDSNASTDFNFVVTRSLKLIEIQGTAEKEPLSLEMFEELKKVALSGIQQVFDSIDKDIQIKELVKNNLNQNLKENKIPLFSIANRLNNI from the coding sequence ATGAATTTAAACAATAGTTTCGTCGGACGAGCCAATGATATGGTTCGTCCGATTGTTTTACAATATGATGTATTTGGCAATGCGGATGCCTCAGTTTTGTTGATGCAAGGTAACACAAAAATTCTTGTAAGTGTTACATTGCAAGATGGTGTTCCTACTTTTTTAAAAGGGCAAAAACAGGGATGGCTTTCTGCTGAATATTCTATGCTTCCTTGCGCTCCACAAAAGCGTGTGGCCAGAGAATCATCTCAACAAAATAAAAATTCACGTAGCGTTGAAATTTCAAGACTTATTGGAAGATCATTAAGATCGGTGGTTGATGTTTGTGCATTTCCGGATAAAACAGTTTGGATTGATTGTGATGTTTTATCTGCAGATGGTGGAACTAGGGTTGCGGCTATAACAGCCGCAAGTTTGGCATTAAAAATTGCACAATCACGTTGGATAAATTCAGGCAAAATTTCAAAAAATTTTTTAAAAGAAGATATTGCAGCTATTTCTGTAGGTGTGGTAAATGATAAAATTCACTTGGATTTGGATTATGCATTAGACAGTAATGCAAGTACCGATTTTAATTTTGTTGTAACCAGATCTCTAAAATTAATTGAAATTCAAGGTACTGCGGAAAAAGAGCCACTCTCTTTAGAAATGTTTGAAGAGTTAAAAAAAGTTGCACTATCCGGCATTCAGCAGGTTTTTGATTCAATCGATAAAGATATTCAAATTAAAGAATTGGTAAAAAATAATTTAAATCAAAATTTGAAAGAAAATAAAATACCGTTATTTAGTATTGCCAATAGATTAAATAATATTTAA
- the sppA gene encoding signal peptide peptidase SppA codes for METENKKWSKSIFTTIKNIFIIIILLQFVPSAISNIKKYYNKAVTPTTYVGKLNIKGVISDSTFYVKKIKSFLKDPEIKALLVKIECPGGTPGSSQAIYEELKKFKKEKPVVVLVENLCASGAYYVASAADQIISPASALIGSIGVYLQVPNVKELLDKWNIKFKFIQSGKFKTTGNPLKELTGEEESYLQELADQNYTQFVADVANSRNLDAKNSNIWANGQIFIATKAKELKLIDKIGTLTDAENAIKELAKIDTEIKFITPKRQTGLIRMFTADDENGDDDSDFASKSANFLHAVYSNLMNKQNNLIS; via the coding sequence TTGGAAACAGAAAATAAAAAGTGGTCAAAAAGTATTTTCACTACAATTAAAAATATTTTTATAATTATAATTTTATTACAATTTGTTCCCAGTGCGATTTCAAATATCAAAAAATATTATAATAAAGCAGTTACACCAACAACTTATGTTGGAAAACTTAACATAAAAGGCGTTATAAGCGATTCGACTTTTTATGTTAAAAAAATCAAAAGTTTTTTAAAGGATCCTGAAATTAAAGCTTTACTTGTAAAAATAGAATGTCCGGGAGGAACTCCGGGCTCAAGCCAAGCAATATATGAAGAATTAAAAAAATTTAAAAAAGAAAAGCCGGTTGTAGTTTTAGTTGAAAATCTTTGTGCATCGGGTGCATATTATGTTGCAAGTGCCGCCGATCAAATTATATCACCGGCAAGTGCCCTGATTGGTAGTATTGGCGTATACCTTCAAGTTCCTAATGTAAAAGAACTTTTGGATAAATGGAATATTAAATTTAAATTTATTCAAAGTGGAAAATTCAAAACTACAGGTAATCCTTTAAAAGAATTAACCGGTGAAGAAGAAAGTTATTTACAAGAATTAGCCGATCAAAATTACACACAATTTGTTGCTGATGTTGCAAATTCAAGAAATTTAGATGCTAAAAATAGTAATATCTGGGCTAATGGACAGATATTTATAGCAACCAAAGCCAAAGAACTAAAATTAATAGATAAAATAGGAACGTTGACTGATGCTGAAAATGCTATTAAAGAATTAGCCAAGATAGATACTGAAATTAAATTTATAACGCCAAAACGTCAAACAGGTTTAATAAGAATGTTTACAGCAGATGATGAAAACGGTGATGACGATTCTGATTTTGCATCAAAATCCGCAAATTTTCTACATGCAGTTTATTCAAATTTGATGAATAAACAAAATAACTTAATATCGTAG
- the prmC gene encoding peptide chain release factor N(5)-glutamine methyltransferase translates to MNYNLINFLNNLKNNLTPACSSSQEAEQQAYWILEEITQKNKLKLLLEDMITLNKEQIETIDNWVEQRVKNRKPLQYIFGYVNFLDLKILVEPPILIPRPETEEWLDFVLKNLQKINHEKIKILDIGTGSGCIALSLAKNLPNSEITGIDINQAAINLANKNKKLNNIKNANFIVSDFYENLENQKFDIIVSNPPYICENEWERLDKTVKDWEDKKALVANNDCLHAYKIIINHAKNHLLQSEMLEKNGINNMYLEIGKGQELDIKILLETNGFKNITFYKDLQGIIRLIHAISH, encoded by the coding sequence GTGAATTATAATTTAATAAATTTCTTAAATAATTTAAAAAACAATCTTACACCGGCCTGCAGCTCATCACAAGAAGCTGAACAACAAGCTTATTGGATACTTGAAGAAATAACACAAAAAAATAAACTAAAATTATTATTAGAAGATATGATTACTTTAAACAAAGAACAAATAGAAACAATTGATAACTGGGTTGAGCAAAGAGTAAAAAACAGAAAGCCATTACAATATATTTTTGGCTATGTAAACTTTCTAGATCTCAAAATTTTGGTTGAGCCACCAATATTAATTCCACGACCAGAGACTGAAGAATGGTTAGATTTTGTATTGAAAAATTTACAAAAAATAAACCATGAAAAAATAAAAATTTTAGATATTGGAACAGGAAGCGGTTGCATTGCGCTTTCATTAGCCAAAAACTTGCCAAATTCAGAAATTACAGGAATTGATATAAATCAGGCAGCAATAAATTTGGCAAATAAAAACAAAAAATTAAATAATATTAAAAACGCAAATTTTATAGTTTCTGATTTTTATGAAAATTTAGAAAATCAAAAATTTGATATAATAGTCAGCAATCCACCATATATTTGTGAAAATGAATGGGAGCGTTTAGATAAAACCGTAAAAGATTGGGAAGATAAAAAAGCGCTTGTAGCAAACAACGATTGCTTACATGCTTATAAAATTATAATAAATCATGCAAAAAATCACTTATTACAATCTGAAATGTTAGAAAAAAATGGTATAAATAACATGTATTTAGAAATAGGTAAGGGGCAGGAATTAGACATAAAAATACTACTAGAAACAAATGGCTTTAAAAACATAACTTTTTATAAAGATTTGCAAGGAATAATTCGGCTAATTCACGCAATTTCGCATTAA
- the ftsY gene encoding signal recognition particle-docking protein FtsY, translating into MFKFIKDKIKKVYSEFTSKITSIFSNNKPDEKFLEELKILLISADTGVKTTDFIINKLKENIKSKNISDMNLVKSELEAILINLLQEKSVINTNPEILLLVGINGTGKTTFAAKIANKFKNEGKKVLLVAADTFRAAAVEQLENWAKKIGVQIFVPTNSSDPSAVIFDALIKFKKDNYDHIIIDTAGRLQTKVNLLKELEKIYRVISKALGENHQKTISSFITVDAMLGQNSFEQVKVFKEVTKLDGIVLTKFDGTGKGGIVFSIVSQLDLPIVYITFGEDLADIKTFDSKEFVKELLG; encoded by the coding sequence ATGTTTAAATTTATAAAAGACAAGATTAAAAAAGTTTATAGCGAATTTACGTCAAAAATAACCTCTATTTTTTCAAACAACAAACCTGATGAAAAATTTTTAGAAGAACTTAAGATTTTGCTTATATCTGCCGATACGGGAGTAAAGACCACAGATTTTATTATTAATAAACTAAAAGAAAATATAAAAAGTAAAAATATTAGTGATATGAATTTAGTAAAATCTGAGCTTGAAGCTATTTTAATTAATTTATTGCAAGAAAAAAGTGTAATTAATACAAACCCTGAAATTTTACTGTTGGTTGGTATTAACGGCACCGGTAAGACAACTTTTGCAGCAAAGATTGCAAATAAATTTAAAAATGAAGGCAAAAAAGTTTTACTTGTTGCAGCAGATACTTTTAGAGCTGCAGCGGTTGAACAACTTGAAAATTGGGCAAAAAAAATTGGTGTTCAAATTTTTGTGCCAACAAATTCTTCAGATCCGTCAGCTGTAATATTTGATGCTCTTATAAAATTTAAAAAAGACAATTATGATCATATAATTATAGATACTGCAGGTAGATTGCAAACTAAAGTTAATCTTTTAAAAGAGCTAGAAAAAATTTATAGAGTTATTTCAAAAGCTTTAGGTGAAAATCACCAAAAAACAATATCAAGTTTTATTACTGTTGATGCAATGCTTGGGCAAAATTCATTTGAACAAGTAAAAGTGTTTAAAGAAGTTACAAAACTTGATGGAATAGTTTTGACCAAATTTGACGGTACCGGAAAAGGAGGAATTGTTTTTTCAATTGTATCTCAACTTGATTTGCCAATTGTTTATATTACTTTTGGCGAAGATTTAGCTGATATAAAAACTTTTGATTCAAAAGAGTTTGTAAAAGAGTTATTGGGTTAA